One Bos indicus isolate NIAB-ARS_2022 breed Sahiwal x Tharparkar chromosome 10, NIAB-ARS_B.indTharparkar_mat_pri_1.0, whole genome shotgun sequence DNA window includes the following coding sequences:
- the LOC109564278 gene encoding olfactory receptor 11G2-like produces the protein MKISNTFNNSSTITGFILLGFPCPREGQILLFVLFSAVYLLTLMGNGSIICAVCWDQRLHTPMYILLANFSFLEIWYVTSTVPNMLANFLSDNKLISFSGCFLQFYFFFSLGSTECFFLAIMAFDRYLAICWPLHYSTLMTGCLCTNLVISCWVLGFLWFPVPIIIISQMSFCGSRIIDHFLCDPGPLLALTCARTSVMEFFWAIISSLLLFIPFLCIMGSYALVLRAVLKVPSAAGQRKAFSTCGYHLAVVSLFYGSVMVMYLSPTSEHDAGIQKLVTLFYSVISLIL, from the coding sequence ATGAAAATCTCCAACACCTTCAACAATTCCAGCACCATCACTGGCTTCatcctcctgggcttcccttgccCCAGGGAGGGGCAGATTCTCCTCTTTGTGCTCTTCTCTGCTGTCTACCTCCTGACCCTCATGGGCAACGGTTCTAtcatctgtgctgtgtgctgggatcagagactccacactcccatgtACATCCTGCTCGCAAACTTCTCCTTCCTGGAGATCTGGTATGTCACCTCCACTGTCCCCAACATGTTGGCAAACTTCCTCTCTGACAACAAGCTCATCTCCTTCTCTGGGTGCTTTCTCCAGTTCTACTTTTTCTTCTCCCTGGGTTCTACAGAATGCTTTTTCTTGGCTATTATGGCATTTGATCGATACCTTGCCATCTGCTGGCCTCTACATTACTCCACTCTCATGACTGGATGTCTCTGCACCAATCTTGTGATCAGCTGTTGGGTACTTGGTTTCCTCTGGTTCCCAGTCCCAATCATCATCATTTCCCAAATGTCCTTCTGTGGATCCAGGATTATTGACCATTTCCTGTGTGACCCAGGTCCTCTTCTAGCACTCACCTGTGCTAGAACCTCAGTAATGGAATTTTTTTGGGCAATCATAAGTTCTCTCCtcttatttattccttttctctgcatcatGGGGTCCTATGCTCTGGTCTTGAGAGCTGTATTGAAAGTCCCTTCAGCAGCTGGACAAAGGAAAGCTTTCTCCACCTGTGGGTATCATCTGGCTGTGGTCTCACTCTTCTATGGTTCAGTGATGGTCATGTATTTGAGCCCAACATCTGAGCATGATGCTGGAATACAGAAGCTTGTGACTCTGTTTTATTCTGTGATCTCATTAATCCTGTGA